A stretch of Malus sylvestris chromosome 11, drMalSylv7.2, whole genome shotgun sequence DNA encodes these proteins:
- the LOC126588212 gene encoding protein FIZZY-RELATED 2-like, producing the protein MNPLSPNIFRFKTETRRSMHSLSPFGFHDVVIRVHHSLVKAPQKVRDQSPYKVLDTTALQDDLYSNFVDWSSHNVLVVGLGNFVYLWNACSSKVISSCSSKLTKLCDLGIDDSVCSVFWG; encoded by the exons ATGAACCCGCTCAGCCCCAACATCTTCCGGTTCAAGACCGAGACTCGCCGATCAATGCACTCGCTTTCCCCTTTCGGGTTCCATGATGTGGTCATCAGAGTTCACCATAGCCTGGTCAAGGCTCCTCAGAAGGTTCGCGATCAGTCGCCTTATAAG GTTTTGGATACAACTGCTTTGCAGGACGATTTATACTCGAATTTTGTTGATTGGTCTTCGCACAATGTGCTTGTTGTTGGGTTGggaaattttgtttatttatggAATGCTTGTAGTAGCAAGGTAATCTCTAGTTGTAGTAGCAAG TTAACTAAGTTATGTGACTTGGGGATTGATGATAGTGTATGTTCCGTTTTCTGGGGTTAA